From Clostridia bacterium, the proteins below share one genomic window:
- a CDS encoding HAD hydrolase-like protein codes for MKYRYVLFDLDGTLTESAPGITNAAAYALKRFGVEAEPSELEFFVGPPLHGSFMRCGLSDAQAREAIGVYREYYVARGMFENLPYEGVADALRRLKEAGVTLIVATSKPEPFAVRILEHFGLAEFFAVIAGSTLDETRTSKRDVIEYALASAGVSDRSGAVMIGDRSYDIEGAKQTGLASMGVLYGYGSAEEFAEADFIAATPSDIADILLAVS; via the coding sequence ATGAAATACAGATACGTTCTTTTCGATCTCGACGGCACGCTGACCGAGTCCGCGCCGGGCATAACGAACGCCGCGGCCTACGCGCTTAAACGCTTCGGCGTCGAAGCGGAGCCGTCGGAGCTGGAGTTCTTCGTCGGGCCGCCGCTGCACGGCTCCTTCATGCGCTGCGGACTTTCCGACGCGCAGGCGCGGGAGGCGATAGGCGTCTACCGCGAGTATTACGTCGCGAGGGGGATGTTCGAGAACCTCCCGTACGAAGGCGTCGCGGACGCGCTGCGCCGCCTGAAGGAGGCGGGCGTGACGCTCATCGTCGCGACCTCCAAGCCGGAGCCCTTCGCTGTGCGGATCCTCGAACACTTCGGGCTGGCAGAGTTTTTCGCCGTCATCGCGGGCAGCACGCTGGACGAAACGCGCACCTCCAAGCGCGATGTCATCGAGTACGCGCTCGCGTCCGCTGGCGTTTCCGACAGGAGCGGCGCGGTCATGATAGGCGACCGCAGCTACGATATCGAGGGCGCGAAGCAGACGGGGCTCGCCTCTATGGGCGTGCTTTACGGCTACGGCTCGGCGGAGGAGTTCGCGGAGGCGGACTTCATCGCCGCAACGCCCTCCGATATCGCGGATATATTACTCGCCGTGTCTTGA
- a CDS encoding elongation factor Ts codes for MAFTAKDVALLREKTGCGMMDCKKALTESDGDMEKAIEYLREKGIAAAEKKASRIAAEGIIGSYVSEDGKVAALVEVNSETDFVAKNAGFQEFVKAVAATVGKNAPADVEALGAMTIDGGNMTVTDALREKILTIGEKLTIRRFVRYEGHVVTYIHGGGTIGVMVNLDTDDATFAKPECVSMAKDVAMQIAAMSPTFLDKASVPAEFIEKEKEILLAQAINEGKPQNIAEKMVMGRIAKYYKEICLLEQAFVKDDEINVDTFVKNVAKELGSAVCIKEFVRLEKGEGLEKREDNFAAEVAGMVK; via the coding sequence ATGATGGACTGCAAAAAGGCCCTCACCGAGTCCGACGGCGATATGGAAAAGGCGATCGAGTACCTTCGTGAGAAGGGTATAGCCGCCGCCGAGAAAAAGGCCAGCAGAATAGCCGCCGAAGGCATCATCGGTTCCTACGTTTCCGAGGACGGCAAGGTCGCCGCGCTCGTCGAAGTCAACAGCGAGACCGACTTCGTCGCCAAGAACGCCGGCTTCCAGGAGTTCGTCAAGGCCGTCGCCGCCACCGTCGGCAAGAACGCTCCCGCCGACGTCGAGGCGCTCGGCGCCATGACGATCGACGGCGGTAACATGACCGTTACCGACGCTCTCCGCGAAAAGATACTCACCATCGGCGAGAAGCTCACCATCCGCCGTTTCGTCCGTTACGAAGGCCACGTCGTGACCTACATCCACGGCGGCGGCACCATCGGCGTCATGGTCAACCTCGATACCGACGACGCGACCTTCGCGAAGCCCGAGTGCGTCTCCATGGCGAAGGACGTCGCGATGCAGATCGCGGCCATGAGCCCCACCTTCCTCGACAAGGCCTCCGTTCCCGCGGAGTTCATCGAGAAGGAGAAGGAGATCCTGCTCGCTCAGGCGATCAACGAGGGCAAGCCCCAGAACATCGCCGAGAAGATGGTCATGGGCCGTATCGCGAAGTACTACAAGGAGATCTGCCTCCTCGAGCAGGCGTTCGTCAAGGACGACGAGATCAACGTCGACACCTTCGTCAAGAACGTCGCCAAGGAACTCGGCTCCGCCGTCTGCATCAAGGAGTTCGTCCGCCTCGAGAAGGGCGAAGGCCTTGAGAAGCGCGAAGACAACTTCGCCGCCGAAGTCGCCGGCATGGTCAAATAA